The Acidisarcina polymorpha genome includes the window GTCTATTTACGCATGGTTTTGCATAACGAAGGCACACTGGGATGAGTCCTCTCAAGGGACTGAGGCTCACCGCGTTCGCTCACGAGCTTACTCTTGCCTCTAAAAAGCGAGATTGTACGATCCAGGATACCGACGTGAGTGCCTTTGTGCGGGCGCCCTGTTGCAGTCCTGTGGCGGAACTAGAATCGGTCCAAAAGGATGCGAACCGCAACAGGACGGTCCTGAAAAGGAGGGGGCCTTCCGTATCCCCTCCGGCATGCGGTGCAGAGTTGCTTCTAGCCGGGACTGCATGTGGGTCGGGAAAACGGATACTGCGATCCGTCTCGTCGCCATTGAGGATGCGAATCCGATGCCACTCCTCTGGCGCACCTGACGCCCTAGATGGGGTGAAGTAACCCTCTTCGGCGCTGAGGATCTGCATTCGAATGCCGGGTAGATAACCGGGACGGTGGAAGAATACAGCTCCGCCAATGCCGGTTACCAGGTACTCATTGGGGTTCATCTGAGCAATCAGCATCCGACCCGACTTGTCGGATGAGCCAGGAGCTGCCTCACCGTCGCGCTGCGGAAATCCGAATCGGACTTCGGCAACCCAGGCTCCGCTTTGATCCGCTGTGCGGGTAGCAACATTGCCCGCCTCTCCGGGAGAAACCATCGCGTTGGCGAGAGTGGAAATGTCGATGAGCGCATCATCCGCTGGAGGCGAACTTGCCCCGAAAGAATTTCTAGCATTTAGAGGTGTACTGTTTGGATAGAAGATTACCTGTTGGTCAGCGCCTCCTGCAGCTTCGATCATCGTCTTGATCTTGCCCGCGAAGTTGAGTTTCGCCAGCGTACGATCCATGGAGCCCGCAAGGGCATAGTTTGCAGCATGTACCCTGGGCACAACTCCGTCCGGCAAGCGTCCTACCCAATCGATTCCAAAAGGGGAAAAGCCTATGGCTCCCCGACCCAGCGCCGCGAAGAAATAAGGCGCATATTCATTTCCCTGGCCGGTCTCTGGGATCCAGAGTGGATTGTCGGGCCGCGCATACGTGTCCAGAATCCCCAGATAAAAGGATGGATCACTTGAATACAGGTCGGGGCCAATCAAGCGGCGCGGCTCGCGACTACTCGACCGACTCAAATCGCGAGTTTGGAGAACAGGTGCCGGCTGAGCTTGTCAAAGCGCTCGGAAAGCGTCCGGGACGTGGAGCGAGGTATTTCCCGGTGTGGCGGATGAATCGTTTTAGGCCTGGGCATCAGGCTCGCTACGTAAACGCAGTAGCCGAAGCGGGTAAGCGCGAGTTCAACATTCCGTTCTACTGCAACGTGTGGCTCGCTTATCCTCCCGCAGCACTGCCGGAGCGTCATATCGCAGCACCCGGTATTGGTTATCCCTCAGGTGGCCCAAACCAGTTCATGCTGCCGATATGGAAGTGAAGCCGCACCGAAGGTCAGTCACCCCGGCCACGACACACACCCGCGTCCCCGTTCTAAGCTCAATCACCGAAGAAGATGCTCCAGGATGATGCGCGGCGGCTCCGCGTGCGGAGCTCCATCGACGGTCAACAATGCCTTACCGGGAAACTCCACGTGAATGGAACCTGAAGCCGACTTGCTTCAATCTTAGGAGAAGCTTCGTCCACAGCATCGTTCGCGATCTGCGCCGGCAACAGCTTCACTCCGCTGTTACCATTCCAGCCCCCCAGACGAGCCGCGTACATCCGGAGAACCATGGACAAGGCGAGAAGATGGATCGAGCGATAGGATCGAATTTCGTACTCGCCTTTGTCGTTCTTACCAGCAAGGGAGGGTATGATGACTCCCTTCAAGTTTTCTGGGCGGTTTTAGCTTCTGCGACTTGCGCCATGAGAGAAGTCTGTTGAACAGGAAAGCTCCCTTCCGGTTTGTCTCTCTGTCTGCGTTCAGCGTGCCGCGCTCAGTACACCCACGCCCTTCGGACGCACGCTCTCCTTCCAAGAATCCGCTGAAGCGCCTCTCACGAGGTGCGGACTCCTCCCCCATAGCAAGTCTGGGGCCCCTTCCGCAGATTCTTTCCACTCGCCGAGGGAGTGGGTCGCGACGGCACACCCTCCGGGCAAGCGTGTACCGCAGACAGCGGACACAACCAAAAGAAACGGAGCCTAAACACCATGTACAACAAAGTCATTCTCATCGGCCGACTCGGACAGAACGCAGAAGCCAAAACCGCCCAGAACAAGAACGAGTACGTCATCCTCTCAATCGCCACCCAGGAGAGCTGGAAGAACGACAAAGGCGAGTACGAAACCCGCACCGAATGGCATCGCGTCTATGCCTGGAAGAATCTCGCAAAGTTTGCCAGGAACCTCCAGAAAGGGCAGCTCCTCAGCGTAGAGGGGAAACTGAAATATCGCGAGGTCGAAAGCGACGTTCAAGGCACTCCCTTCAAGCACACGATCGCCGAGATCCAGGCCATCAGCATGAAGCGGCTTTCAAAAGTAGAGGCAGCCGATGACCCCACGGACGGGGCCGACGACGAGTAGTCGTCGGCTAGAGGTGGACGGGCAAGTAGCTCGTCCACCTTGTGGTTTGATCCACAGTGACATATTCTCCTTTTGTCCGCTATCATCGACTGTGTTCCAAGGCTCTACATCCCGCATTCACGACTTCGTCGTCCGCTGCAAAGTGGAGCGCTGTCGATATGGCACTAGAGATTTAGCGCCATCCCAGAGATGATTAGGAAGTGGAAGCAGTTCTCATTTCCGCTTTCCTAGATCTACGACCGAGAGCGGGGCGCGGTATACCCTTGTACCGGGACGGGCTCTATGTCACGCATCCAGGCGCTGGACGAAATCACGATCCAACTAGGAACTCCGTCCCTACTCCGTTGGTGGACGCTCCTTACGGAGGATCCGCAGCGGTGGTTCGCTTCCGACATCGTGGCGCTGTCATAAACCTCAGTGCATCCCGCACTTTCCGCCTTGTATTTCAACTTTCGTCAAGTCAGGTAAGCCGTGAGGGAGTAGAAGCGGACTCATCCGGCCATGTTGTGCGGGCAGGAACCGTCATTACGTCTTTCACAGAGCGGCCGGAGCGGATACGCGTTTTCGGGGTTGCGGATACTCTCCATCTGCTGTTCAGCCCTGAACTCGCAGCCACATGCGGGGCAAGACCTGCTGATGCTTCGCCGCTTACCTATCGTGAGCTGCAGGCCTCGGCTGCCCAAGCTTTGGTAGCCTCTTCCGTTCATGGGTCGGACGCCCAACTGAAGAAAGCTGTCGTTGCCCTCGCGAAAAGCGTTGCCCAAGGGCACAAGCAGACCCAGAGGTCGGCCGGGGGTCTTGCGCCTCAGGCAAGACGAGCCATGCTCGATCTGTTGAATAGACACTTCAGCGACGGCATCTCCGTTCCTGAGCTTGCAGATGCCGCTCGTCTCAGCCTCCATCACTTCATCAAAGTCTGCCGTCAGAGTGAGGGACTAACTCCCCACGCGCTGCTGATGCAAAAGCGGATCGAGTGGGCGATAGAGCTGCTACTTGATGGCAGGGCGTGCGTTGATGAAGTCGCGGTGCTGGTCGGCTTTGCTTCCTCATCGCATTTTGTCAGCACGTTCCACCGGGCGGTTGGGGTGACGCCTGCCACTCTGCGGAGTGCGGCGCGGGAGTAAACATCTCGCCCATCGTTTGGCCGCTATTTCTCGATATTTCTCTTAGGTTAGAGTTCATCTGAACTTGCGGGAGTCGGAATATGGCTATCGCGAAATGGATTGTGGCATTTGTAGCTGTTTACGGTTTTGGTGGAGTGTTTGCTGATTTCGTGGTTCCTGCCACTGCACGCATGCACATGAAGAATCCACACTGGCCGCCTCACGCCAAGTTCCATAACGGCCAGACAATGCTGATGGGTGTCTTTGCTGGCACCCTGTCGCTCTGCTGTGTCTTCGCAGTACGTCCCCTTACCTTGCCTTGGTTTTTCGCCGGAACAGCAGCCGCATCGCTCTATTGGGTGGGATTGGCTTTTGCTCAAGTTTTCCCGGGGACAGCATGGCACGACCCCGAATTCGACGCGGAGGTCTCCCACCCGGTGGGACTCGACCCGCAGCAACTGCTCGGCTACATCCTGTGCCTTCTCCTGATCGTTGCGTTGGGGTTGGCATTGTGGCTGCGATGAAGAACTCCAGACGACATCGATCAGAGAAGACCTTATGAACGTGAACGGAAGAATTGCCGACTATCCCATCGATCCTGTATTTCTTGAACGTTGGTCCCCTCGTGCTTTTACCGCGGAGCCCACCGCCGAAGAGATGCTTTTGACGATGCTGGAGGCAGCACGCCGGGCAGCCTCATCGTTCAACGCACAGCCTGGCGCTTTATCTACGCTCTGCGCGATACGCCGCACTGGAACTCATTACTGGGCCTTCTGATTCCGTTCAATCAGGCATGGGCGAAGCAAGCATCGGCTCTGGTATTCGCGGCATCGAAGACAACATCCGCTCCCCCAAGACGGGCGAAGAACATCCATCGCTGACACACTCGTTCGACACAGGAGCTACGTACGCATGCATGGTGCTGCAGGCTCAAAAACTAAACTGGTGAGCACACGGTATGGTCGGCTTCGATCACGAGCGCGCTCGTGTGGTGCTGTATGTTCCCGACGCGTTTGCATTGGAAGCGGTGTTTACCATAGGACGGGGAGATCCATCTCGTCTGGACGGAGCCTTACAGACGAGGGATAAACCAAGCGACCGTCTGCCTCTCACTCAACTGGTTTTTGAAGGACGGCAGCATCATCTTCGCCGGCGCATGACAAATAGAATTAGCAAGATCATAGAGACAACGCCCAAACCGCCGGGCCAGAGAAACCACCCTCCTCCGCTGCTGTATCCGCCCACTACCATGCAGCCAGTAAGCGTTACTGACAGAATGAGTTCCACGGCAAGAATGCATGCTGGAGCTGCCGACTGCAGAACCTTCAAATAAGGCTTTGAATCCATCATTCGTTCTCCTCGTTACTGAAGCTCTTCACATTTGAAACGACATGGACAGCTCGACCGTTTATTGGAGGCTGGGGGACCAGAGGTGCGTCCGTGCGTCTTACACCACGACTCATTCTTCGCCACAGGATCCGCAGAGTGGCGAGAACCGGAACGGAGATCAACGCTCCAACGACTCCTGCGATTTCCCCGCCAGCGAGCACTCCAAATATCTGAACGACCGGTGATATTTCGAGCGATTCGCCCATAATCTTCGGCCCGTTTACGTAATCCTGGACCACTCGCCAAATTCCCAAAAAAATAATCAGCCAGATTAGATGGGGATAGCTGGTGAGAACGGCAATGGCACAGATGGTGACGGCAGCCACAGCCGGCCCTACAACTGGGATAAATTCGCAGATCCCCGCCATGGGTCCGAGTATGAAGGCATACGGCACCCTCATGAAGCTCAAGAATACCGTGTAGGAGACCACAGTAAGTGAGGCGAGGATCAACTGCGCACGAATATAACTGCCAAGCATGACGTTTACGTCGCCTATTATCCCGCGAAGCGTACTGCGGTCTCCTGCATCACTTCCTAAATCGACGATCTCTCTGGCAAACATCTTTCCATCTTTCAGAAAGAAGAGACTGAGGATCGGAATGAGGATGAGCCACCACAGATGCTTTACCGGCTCGGCGAGCTTTGCTCCTACAGCACCTGCGTATCCCAATATTTCGGAACGATGCGCTAGGAAGAACCTTTGAATCTGAGCCTGGTGATCTTGGCTCCAGCCGTGCTTTCCGCTTACCTGCGTCACTAATTGACCCGAGCTGATTCGATCGAACAGTGAGGGCAGGCTGATCGCAAGGGATCTTCCTTCCTCCAGGATTCGTGGCCCGATGGCAAACCCTAGACAAGTCAAGATGGCAATCAACGAAAGGTACACTACGACAATTGCCTTAATCCGACCTTGAAGCCGCAGTTCTAGGCGTCCCACAAGCGGCTCTATAAAGTAGGCAAACAGAATTGCAAAGAGGAACAAGGTAAGAGTGTCGCGGGCACCGTATAGTAAGGCGAGCATAGCCGCGCAAAGGACAATTGTACAAAGAATTCGGGCTGTCGCTGGATCCCAAAGCTTACCGAGCATAAAGCCTTTCTGGAGGGAGGCGAAAATGTTCTCTCATCAAGGATTGTTGCACTCCAGCCTCAAGATCGGCAGCGGCGGCACTGGGAGCGGCGTGCAAGTTCTCTTTACCAGACCGACGCCCTCCCTTCGTGGAGAGGCCGGTCGACCCGGACCCGGTTTGGTTTCCGTCCCGCGGAATTCTCGAACTGCGAGCTAGTAGGTTCTGGTCGGAACGTCAACGCCGTGATTGTTCAGTTCCGCCGTGTTCTCGGTGTGCGTACTGACGGCTTTTTCGCCCGACGACACAATATCCTTCGCCGGCTTGTTTAAGGATTTCGTGGCCCGGCTTATTTTCTTCAGAATGTTCCCAATGAACAGAAACCACGCCCCTCATAACGCTTCGCTTCGTACTCAAGGATTCCCATTCCACCCCCTGTATATCGGCCTTGAGAACAGAGACGTAGTCGTGGGAAAAGCCCGCCGTGCGCAATTGATCTACAGCCGCTTCTGCTGCACTGTGTGGCGGTGATGAAGCTCTCTTTGCGAAAAAAAAGAATCAATCCGCGTTGAGAGCAGCGTACGATCGCGTTCGGGTCTATACCTGCAGCGTTTACGCAGTAAATATGTTGCGTGGGGTCAATGAAGAGTTGCACCGCTATGTTAACTATTTGACATAGCGTTAAGCGCCGGGCGAAGCCGTTACATGAAAGGTTGAATGCCTTTGGCTGTTTAGTACATCCAACAAAAACCTGACTCCGCGGAAACGCTTGATCGAAAGAATCACGCTCAGCAGGAGATCCGGCTCGCACTCCGTTGGATCAACCGCTCCCTCAAC containing:
- a CDS encoding DUF5597 domain-containing protein; this encodes MIGPDLYSSDPSFYLGILDTYARPDNPLWIPETGQGNEYAPYFFAALGRGAIGFSPFGIDWVGRLPDGVVPRVHAANYALAGSMDRTLAKLNFAGKIKTMIEAAGGADQQVIFYPNSTPLNARNSFGASSPPADDALIDISTLANAMVSPGEAGNVATRTADQSGAWVAEVRFGFPQRDGEAAPGSSDKSGRMLIAQMNPNEYLVTGIGGAVFFHRPGYLPGIRMQILSAEEGYFTPSRASGAPEEWHRIRILNGDETDRSIRFPDPHAVPARSNSAPHAGGDTEGPLLFRTVLLRFASFWTDSSSATGLQQGARTKALTSVSWIVQSRFLEARVSS
- a CDS encoding single-stranded DNA-binding protein; amino-acid sequence: MYNKVILIGRLGQNAEAKTAQNKNEYVILSIATQESWKNDKGEYETRTEWHRVYAWKNLAKFARNLQKGQLLSVEGKLKYREVESDVQGTPFKHTIAEIQAISMKRLSKVEAADDPTDGADDE
- a CDS encoding helix-turn-helix transcriptional regulator; amino-acid sequence: MVRFRHRGAVINLSASRTFRLVFQLSSSQVSREGVEADSSGHVVRAGTVITSFTERPERIRVFGVADTLHLLFSPELAATCGARPADASPLTYRELQASAAQALVASSVHGSDAQLKKAVVALAKSVAQGHKQTQRSAGGLAPQARRAMLDLLNRHFSDGISVPELADAARLSLHHFIKVCRQSEGLTPHALLMQKRIEWAIELLLDGRACVDEVAVLVGFASSSHFVSTFHRAVGVTPATLRSAARE
- a CDS encoding DUF6640 family protein, with the translated sequence MAIAKWIVAFVAVYGFGGVFADFVVPATARMHMKNPHWPPHAKFHNGQTMLMGVFAGTLSLCCVFAVRPLTLPWFFAGTAAASLYWVGLAFAQVFPGTAWHDPEFDAEVSHPVGLDPQQLLGYILCLLLIVALGLALWLR
- a CDS encoding AI-2E family transporter produces the protein MLGKLWDPATARILCTIVLCAAMLALLYGARDTLTLFLFAILFAYFIEPLVGRLELRLQGRIKAIVVVYLSLIAILTCLGFAIGPRILEEGRSLAISLPSLFDRISSGQLVTQVSGKHGWSQDHQAQIQRFFLAHRSEILGYAGAVGAKLAEPVKHLWWLILIPILSLFFLKDGKMFAREIVDLGSDAGDRSTLRGIIGDVNVMLGSYIRAQLILASLTVVSYTVFLSFMRVPYAFILGPMAGICEFIPVVGPAVAAVTICAIAVLTSYPHLIWLIIFLGIWRVVQDYVNGPKIMGESLEISPVVQIFGVLAGGEIAGVVGALISVPVLATLRILWRRMSRGVRRTDAPLVPQPPINGRAVHVVSNVKSFSNEENE